In the Bordetella genomosp. 10 genome, one interval contains:
- a CDS encoding LysR family transcriptional regulator gives MIFSSDNIRIFLAVLDSGSFSAAARLLGRVPSAVSMAIAQLEAGLDLKLFDREGREPRATDAARSLEPLARQIASQLRQLDTHALALHRGLEQRLTLAIAPELMSTPWSLPLTVLAAEYPSLEVEVVTAPQEDALRMMHEGCVQLALVFERAHMDEREAFQELGEEILVAVADPETHRAWSRRGPLRMEDLIELRQIVVASRSPEQLDPRFALSRHIWRTDNHLATLRLVQGGLGWAYLPQSLVRPLVSAGALVEIPFDNITNERPLWVDVVWSRERPLGLGAQRYIDLMRRGKAPA, from the coding sequence ATGATCTTTTCCAGCGACAACATCCGGATCTTCCTGGCGGTCCTGGACAGCGGCTCGTTCTCCGCGGCGGCCCGGCTGCTCGGGCGGGTGCCGTCAGCGGTCAGCATGGCCATCGCCCAACTGGAAGCCGGACTGGACCTGAAGCTCTTCGACAGGGAAGGGCGCGAGCCGCGCGCCACCGATGCCGCCCGCTCGCTGGAGCCGCTGGCGCGGCAGATCGCCAGCCAGTTGCGGCAACTGGACACCCATGCCCTGGCGCTGCACCGGGGGCTGGAGCAGCGGCTGACCCTGGCCATCGCGCCCGAACTGATGTCGACGCCCTGGAGCCTGCCGCTGACCGTGCTGGCGGCGGAATATCCGTCGCTGGAGGTGGAGGTCGTCACGGCGCCGCAGGAGGACGCCCTGCGCATGATGCACGAGGGCTGCGTGCAATTGGCCCTGGTCTTCGAGCGTGCCCATATGGACGAGCGCGAGGCTTTCCAGGAGCTCGGCGAGGAAATCCTGGTCGCCGTCGCGGACCCGGAGACCCACCGCGCGTGGTCGCGTCGCGGCCCCTTGCGGATGGAGGACCTGATCGAGCTGCGGCAGATCGTGGTGGCGAGCCGAAGCCCGGAGCAACTGGATCCCCGCTTCGCGCTGTCGCGGCACATCTGGCGCACCGACAATCACCTGGCCACGCTGCGCCTGGTGCAGGGCGGCCTGGGCTGGGCCTATCTGCCGCAGAGCCTGGTGCGGCCGCTGGTGAGCGCGGGCGCCCTGGTGGAGATTCCCTTCGACAACATCACCAACGAACGCCCGCTGTGGGTCGACGTGGTCTGGTCGCGCGAAAGACCGCTGGGCCTGGGCGCGCAGCGCTACATCGACCTGATGCGCCGGGGCAAGGCGCCGGCGTGA
- a CDS encoding LysR family transcriptional regulator produces the protein MSRHVSLRHLRCFVAVADTGSFTLAASRMSLTQSSLTSTIQQFEEAVGVRLFDRSTRRVALTQAGASFKAEAMRVIGQFDGAIGDLQALSDGRQGHVRIAAITSVVNYFLVDAIEGFRVAYPGITISLRGASAAAAEQMVANGEIDFAVESRYRGYDELSYTPLFEDRYGIVCQRDHPLARGSGPIGWESLESSSYIGFSSDTGIGAYLRAHAGKPALFDAPHDEVSNTSALYSMLGIGNRYSVLPALAASERDASKFVFRELRSPSLSREICLITRQLRALSSGSEHLLHFLCDTMRRKPIPPGVHLCTMMPDRRAIAASAVRVA, from the coding sequence ATGTCACGCCACGTTTCCTTGCGTCATCTGCGCTGCTTCGTGGCGGTTGCCGACACCGGATCCTTCACGCTCGCGGCTTCGCGCATGTCGCTGACGCAGTCGTCATTGACCTCGACGATCCAGCAATTCGAGGAAGCGGTCGGCGTGCGCCTGTTCGATCGCAGCACGCGGCGCGTCGCCCTGACGCAGGCGGGAGCCAGCTTCAAGGCCGAGGCGATGCGGGTGATCGGCCAGTTCGACGGCGCCATCGGCGACCTGCAGGCCTTGTCGGATGGGCGGCAGGGGCATGTCCGCATCGCGGCCATCACGTCGGTGGTGAACTACTTCCTGGTCGACGCCATCGAGGGCTTCCGCGTCGCCTATCCCGGCATCACCATTTCGCTGCGCGGCGCCAGCGCCGCAGCGGCCGAACAGATGGTGGCCAACGGCGAAATCGACTTCGCGGTGGAGAGCCGCTACCGCGGGTACGACGAGCTCAGCTATACGCCGCTGTTCGAGGACCGCTACGGCATCGTGTGCCAGCGCGACCATCCCCTGGCGCGGGGCAGCGGACCGATCGGCTGGGAGTCGCTGGAGTCGTCGAGCTATATCGGATTTTCCTCCGACACCGGCATAGGCGCCTACCTGCGCGCGCACGCGGGCAAGCCGGCGCTTTTCGACGCGCCGCATGACGAGGTGTCCAACACCAGCGCGCTGTATTCGATGCTGGGCATTGGCAACCGCTATAGCGTGCTGCCCGCGCTGGCGGCCAGCGAGCGCGACGCCTCGAAATTCGTATTCCGCGAATTGCGCTCGCCCAGCCTGTCGCGCGAGATCTGCCTGATCACCCGCCAGTTGCGCGCGCTATCGAGCGGCTCCGAGCATCTCCTGCATTTCCTCTGCGACACCATGCGCCGCAAGCCCATCCCGCCCGGCGTGCATCTCTGCACAATGATGCCGGACCGGCGCGCCATCGCAGCCAGCGCCGTTCGCGTCGCATAA
- a CDS encoding AraC family transcriptional regulator has protein sequence MDNIWRQRFGAGYQRQSWPVMGWGKRYRGGQREIWHSHEQGQLVYPGQGVVRVLTSVGAWTVTPVQGLWIASGVDHELHMIGAVHLLTLRVEPDAAPWLWPECRLVEVQPLLRELLLAMTADPFEYAADSNAALIAPLALRCLGSAATLDHGKLPLPSDKRLLRVCEMLMQSPASDNTLEHLSTLVGASARTLARLFQAETGLTFGQWRRQLRLSEAVCQLSLGASVSSVARGLGYANPNAFTAMFRKALGAPPQRYMRGL, from the coding sequence ATGGACAACATCTGGCGACAGCGCTTCGGCGCGGGGTATCAACGGCAGTCCTGGCCCGTCATGGGATGGGGCAAGCGCTATCGCGGCGGCCAGCGGGAGATCTGGCACAGCCATGAACAAGGCCAACTGGTCTATCCCGGCCAGGGCGTGGTGCGCGTGCTGACCTCCGTCGGCGCATGGACGGTCACGCCGGTCCAGGGCTTGTGGATCGCCTCGGGCGTGGACCACGAGTTGCACATGATCGGCGCCGTGCATCTGCTGACCCTGCGCGTCGAACCGGACGCCGCGCCCTGGCTGTGGCCGGAGTGCCGGCTCGTCGAGGTCCAGCCCCTGTTGCGCGAACTGCTGCTGGCCATGACCGCCGATCCCTTCGAGTATGCCGCGGACAGCAACGCCGCGCTGATCGCGCCGCTGGCGCTGCGTTGCCTGGGCAGCGCGGCGACGCTCGATCATGGCAAGCTGCCCCTGCCGTCCGACAAGCGGCTGCTGCGCGTGTGCGAGATGCTGATGCAATCGCCCGCCAGCGACAACACGCTGGAACATCTCAGCACCCTGGTCGGCGCCAGCGCGCGCACCCTGGCGCGCCTGTTCCAGGCCGAGACGGGATTGACCTTCGGCCAATGGCGGCGCCAGTTGCGCCTGTCCGAAGCCGTGTGCCAGCTCTCGCTGGGCGCGTCCGTGTCCAGCGTGGCGCGGGGCCTGGGCTACGCCAATCCGAATGCCTTCACCGCCATGTTCCGCAAGGCGCTGGGCGCGCCGCCGCAACGGTATATGCGCGGCCTGTAA
- a CDS encoding transporter substrate-binding domain-containing protein: MRNTSETARAATAGGARRRAVGRAACALAACLFAVSLSARADLADIEKRGTMKVATEDDYAPFNFIVDGKAAGFHADLLEDLRKYATKFKVQQDILPWTGLLAAVSAGQYDVAFTGALVTDDRLKTFDFTPPFASAQHFYVKRAGDDRLGDVASLSGKTVGVQAGSALLARLPELEKMLAKTNGKLGEVVQYQSYPEAYADLANGRLDYVVNAVISVNDLVKSRPKVFAKGVAVSGNGFAAWPIPKGNPELLKFLTGFMDHIRQSGRLAELQKKWFGESFPDLPTTPITSVEQFHKLAGME, translated from the coding sequence ATGCGTAATACTTCTGAGACGGCCCGGGCCGCGACCGCGGGCGGCGCGCGCCGCCGCGCCGTGGGCCGCGCGGCCTGCGCCTTGGCCGCCTGCCTGTTTGCCGTATCCCTGAGCGCGCGCGCCGACCTGGCGGACATCGAAAAGCGCGGCACCATGAAGGTCGCGACGGAGGACGACTACGCTCCCTTCAATTTCATCGTCGACGGCAAGGCGGCGGGCTTCCACGCCGACCTGCTGGAGGACCTGCGCAAGTACGCGACGAAGTTCAAGGTGCAGCAGGACATCCTGCCCTGGACCGGCCTGCTGGCCGCCGTCTCGGCCGGCCAGTACGACGTGGCGTTCACCGGCGCGCTGGTCACCGACGACCGTCTGAAGACCTTCGATTTCACGCCGCCCTTCGCCTCGGCCCAGCATTTCTACGTCAAGCGGGCCGGCGACGACCGCCTCGGCGACGTCGCCAGCCTCAGCGGCAAGACGGTGGGCGTGCAGGCGGGCAGCGCCCTGCTGGCGCGCCTGCCAGAACTGGAGAAGATGCTCGCCAAGACCAACGGCAAGCTCGGCGAGGTGGTCCAGTACCAGTCCTATCCCGAGGCCTACGCCGACCTGGCCAACGGGCGGCTGGACTATGTCGTCAATGCCGTCATCTCCGTGAACGACCTGGTCAAGTCGCGGCCCAAGGTCTTCGCCAAGGGCGTGGCGGTATCGGGCAACGGCTTCGCCGCCTGGCCCATCCCCAAGGGGAATCCGGAACTGCTGAAGTTCCTGACCGGCTTCATGGACCATATCCGCCAGAGCGGGCGGCTGGCCGAGTTGCAGAAGAAGTGGTTCGGCGAAAGCTTCCCGGACCTGCCCACGACGCCCATTACCAGCGTGGAGCAATTCCACAAGCTGGCGGGCATGGAGTAG
- a CDS encoding ribosomal maturation YjgA family protein yields the protein MKIRFDPRALAAAVLLFVVLAVLATAGARWGWVRSFLGDTLAVIWVYYVFKTALRAPAPLLAGLAFGVGAAVELGQYIVARMGWRIPNPVLRIVLGSTADWWDVAAYALGGIAVLAIELPLQRRRAALARPGT from the coding sequence ATGAAAATCCGCTTCGATCCGCGCGCCCTGGCCGCCGCCGTCCTGCTGTTCGTCGTCCTGGCCGTGCTCGCCACCGCCGGCGCGCGCTGGGGCTGGGTGCGCAGCTTCCTGGGCGATACGCTGGCGGTGATCTGGGTGTACTACGTGTTCAAGACGGCGTTGCGCGCTCCCGCGCCGCTGCTCGCCGGCCTGGCCTTCGGCGTAGGCGCCGCGGTGGAACTGGGCCAATACATCGTGGCCCGGATGGGCTGGCGCATCCCGAATCCCGTCTTGCGCATCGTCCTGGGCAGCACCGCCGACTGGTGGGATGTCGCGGCCTACGCGCTGGGCGGGATCGCCGTGCTGGCGATCGAGCTTCCCTTGCAGCGCCGGCGGGCGGCGCTTGCGCGTCCCGGAACCTGA
- a CDS encoding TonB-dependent siderophore receptor, with protein MLSILAARPAFRASTLTLAVLGCWAPAAPAQQVSTQLPVVDVQGQRADETADGPVSGYVATRSSAGSKTDTALVDNPQSVTVVTRAQMDAQNAQTLDQAVRYVPSTSSQDNDLRFDQLSIRGFDADSYLDGMKLNRTTWFANPRIDPYFLERIDVLRGPASVLYGQASPGGLVDMVTKRPTEDPLHSITVGIGNDQRRQLGFDFGGPLDADGKWLYRVTGLARDANTQTDHIGEERLAIAPALTWRPDADTSLTLLTSFQRDPEGGLFNPLPAYGSVRWNPNGRISPHDYLGDPDRDHFSRNQYSAGYLFEHRFNEHLKVRQNLRYLHDDIDYYQTSVSSLLNPDYRTAYMWANVNKEHMGQFTLDNQVQADFATGPVRHTVLAGLDYQYLRSDIHRGGAYFGSDAIDIYHPDFSGLPTVPVTVNQTTRLTQLGTYLQEQARLDRWLFTLGGRFDWAHTDDRQDDAASGLPTSRTDQRDHAFTWRAGLNYKFDNGIAPYASYSTSFQPQTGTDYAGNVFKPTEGKQYEIGVKYQPAGVRSYATVALFDLRQSNVLTADPAHTNYSVQTGEVRSRGIEVEGHAELSRNLSLLASYAYLHQTVLKSNDGNQGDHPVSQPVQMASVWGDYTIHGGPLDKLGFGAGVRYVGKSYGSADNSLVVPSHTLVDAAVHYDMDRWRFALNASNLFNKTYVSYCSSYMFCYYGAQRTVMATATYTW; from the coding sequence ATGCTATCGATTCTGGCGGCGCGCCCGGCATTTCGCGCGTCCACCCTGACCCTGGCCGTCCTCGGCTGCTGGGCGCCCGCCGCGCCGGCGCAGCAGGTCAGCACGCAACTTCCGGTCGTCGACGTCCAGGGACAGCGCGCCGATGAGACCGCGGACGGACCCGTGTCCGGCTACGTCGCCACGCGTAGCAGCGCCGGCAGCAAGACGGACACGGCGCTGGTCGACAACCCGCAATCGGTGACCGTGGTCACGCGCGCGCAGATGGACGCCCAGAACGCCCAGACGCTGGACCAGGCCGTGCGCTACGTGCCGTCCACGTCCAGCCAGGACAACGACCTGCGCTTCGACCAGCTCAGTATCCGCGGTTTCGACGCCGATTCCTACCTGGACGGCATGAAGCTGAATCGCACGACGTGGTTCGCCAACCCCCGCATCGATCCCTACTTCCTGGAGCGCATCGACGTGCTGCGCGGCCCTGCCTCGGTGCTGTATGGCCAGGCCAGCCCGGGCGGGCTGGTGGACATGGTGACCAAGCGGCCGACCGAGGATCCGCTTCACTCCATCACGGTGGGCATCGGCAACGACCAGCGCCGCCAGCTCGGCTTCGATTTCGGCGGCCCGCTGGACGCCGACGGCAAGTGGCTCTACCGCGTCACCGGCCTGGCGCGCGACGCCAATACGCAGACCGACCATATCGGCGAGGAACGCCTTGCCATCGCGCCGGCGTTGACCTGGCGTCCCGACGCGGACACCAGCCTGACGCTGCTCACCAGCTTCCAGCGCGACCCGGAGGGCGGGCTGTTCAATCCCTTGCCCGCCTACGGCAGCGTGCGCTGGAATCCCAATGGCAGGATCTCCCCGCACGACTATCTGGGCGATCCCGACCGCGACCACTTTTCCCGCAACCAGTACTCGGCGGGCTATCTCTTCGAGCATCGCTTCAACGAGCATCTGAAGGTGCGGCAGAACCTGCGCTACCTGCATGACGACATCGATTACTACCAGACCTCGGTGTCCAGCCTGCTCAATCCCGATTACCGCACGGCCTACATGTGGGCCAACGTCAACAAGGAGCACATGGGCCAGTTCACGCTGGACAACCAGGTCCAGGCGGATTTCGCGACCGGGCCGGTGCGCCACACGGTGCTGGCGGGGCTGGACTACCAGTACCTGCGCAGCGACATCCATCGGGGCGGCGCCTACTTCGGCAGCGATGCCATCGATATCTACCACCCGGATTTCAGCGGCCTGCCCACGGTGCCGGTCACGGTGAACCAGACTACCCGCCTGACGCAGTTGGGAACCTACCTGCAAGAGCAGGCGCGCCTGGACCGCTGGCTGTTCACGCTGGGCGGCCGCTTCGATTGGGCCCATACGGACGACCGGCAGGACGATGCCGCCTCCGGCCTGCCCACGTCGCGCACGGACCAGCGCGATCATGCCTTCACCTGGCGCGCCGGCCTGAACTACAAGTTCGACAACGGCATCGCCCCGTATGCCAGCTACTCGACGTCCTTCCAGCCGCAGACCGGGACGGACTACGCGGGCAACGTCTTCAAGCCCACCGAGGGCAAGCAGTACGAGATCGGCGTCAAGTACCAGCCCGCCGGTGTGCGCAGCTACGCGACCGTGGCGTTGTTCGACCTGCGCCAGAGCAATGTGCTGACCGCCGATCCGGCGCACACGAACTACAGCGTGCAGACGGGCGAAGTGCGGTCGCGCGGCATCGAAGTGGAAGGCCATGCGGAGCTGTCGCGCAACTTGAGCCTGCTGGCCTCCTACGCCTACCTGCACCAGACGGTGCTGAAGTCCAACGACGGCAACCAGGGCGACCATCCGGTTTCGCAGCCGGTGCAGATGGCGTCCGTGTGGGGCGACTACACCATCCATGGCGGCCCGCTGGACAAGCTCGGCTTCGGCGCCGGCGTGCGCTATGTGGGCAAGAGCTACGGCAGCGCCGACAATTCCCTGGTCGTCCCGTCGCATACGCTGGTCGACGCCGCCGTGCACTACGACATGGACCGCTGGCGCTTCGCCCTGAACGCGTCCAACCTGTTCAACAAGACCTACGTCTCGTACTGCTCCAGCTACATGTTCTGCTACTACGGCGCCCAGCGGACGGTGATGGCGACGGCCACCTATACCTGGTAG
- a CDS encoding addiction module antidote protein, protein MTYLRDFDPANYLTDDETIAHYLALAAQEDDPDAFLQALGDVARARGIGEISKGTGLSRTNLYRVLAPGSNPSYHTLRRVMEALGVSISAVVKPKDHAPTI, encoded by the coding sequence ATGACTTATCTACGAGACTTCGATCCGGCAAACTACCTTACGGATGACGAGACGATCGCGCACTATCTGGCGCTCGCGGCTCAGGAGGACGATCCCGATGCTTTCTTGCAGGCCTTGGGCGATGTCGCCCGCGCGCGAGGAATCGGTGAAATTTCCAAGGGCACGGGGTTGTCTCGCACCAATCTTTATCGCGTCCTGGCGCCAGGCTCGAATCCCAGCTATCACACGCTTCGCCGGGTGATGGAGGCATTGGGCGTTTCCATTTCCGCCGTCGTGAAACCCAAGGATCACGCGCCCACCATATAG
- a CDS encoding PACE efflux transporter, translated as MQGIKRRIVYVAIYEAIAIAVTTLGLSVFSDKSAAHASIAAVASTTVAIVWNLVFNYLFERWEARQTTKGRSLRRRVAHAIGFEGGLVVVLVPLFAWWMGISLLSAFVLDLGLIVFFLLYTFVYNLCFDKIFGLPDSARSPQS; from the coding sequence ATGCAAGGCATCAAACGGCGTATCGTCTACGTCGCCATCTACGAAGCGATCGCGATCGCGGTCACCACCCTGGGCTTGTCGGTCTTCTCCGACAAAAGCGCGGCGCACGCCAGCATCGCCGCCGTCGCGTCCACGACCGTGGCCATCGTCTGGAACCTGGTCTTCAACTACCTGTTCGAGCGCTGGGAAGCGCGCCAGACGACCAAGGGCCGCAGCCTGCGCCGCCGCGTCGCGCACGCGATCGGTTTCGAGGGCGGCCTGGTCGTCGTGCTGGTCCCCCTGTTCGCCTGGTGGATGGGCATCTCCCTGCTCAGCGCCTTCGTCCTCGACCTCGGCCTGATCGTCTTCTTCCTGCTCTACACCTTCGTCTACAACCTCTGCTTCGACAAAATCTTCGGCCTCCCCGACAGCGCACGCTCCCCGCAATCGTGA
- a CDS encoding type II toxin-antitoxin system RelE/ParE family toxin translates to MPNLKLRETEVFASWLERLRDPLAKSHVIRRLARARMGNFGDVAPVGEGISEMRIHEGAGYRVYYTRENDVVYLLLCGGDKKSQTRDIAAAKRLWGELKGSAVK, encoded by the coding sequence ATGCCGAATCTCAAATTGCGCGAAACGGAAGTATTTGCGAGCTGGCTCGAGCGTCTTCGAGACCCCCTCGCAAAATCCCATGTCATTCGTCGTCTGGCGCGAGCCAGAATGGGGAATTTCGGCGATGTGGCCCCTGTTGGGGAAGGCATCAGCGAGATGCGTATCCATGAAGGCGCGGGCTATCGGGTGTACTACACCAGAGAGAACGACGTGGTTTATCTGTTGCTATGCGGCGGAGACAAGAAGAGCCAGACCCGCGACATTGCGGCCGCGAAGCGTCTGTGGGGGGAATTGAAAGGGAGTGCGGTCAAATGA
- a CDS encoding MBL fold metallo-hydrolase gives MSTTCRLSACWKERRPLVPGAVRRWLGLDAIARSRLVQGSAQHDGERFRNAAPAPVEGLGKMLRIAWNMLLHKPRDTTPAGAIPIDALTREQLAAAPDRSLYRLGHSTLLFKLHGQFWLTDPVFGERASPFRSMGPRRFHAPPIAPEELPPLRAVILSHDHYDHLDRDTVLALADRTEVFLTTLGVGDRLIEWGIPAHRVRQFDWWSGITLDGVTLTAAPAQHFSGRGLLDRDRTLWASWVIDDGEVRVFFSGDTGYFDGFQEIGERLGPFDVTFIETGAYDAQWPYVHMQPEETVQAHVDLRGRWLVPIHNGTFDLAMHRWQDPFERVTAIARPRGVMLSTPRMGERLDLSAPQAGSAWWREVPASR, from the coding sequence ATGTCGACCACCTGCAGATTGAGCGCGTGCTGGAAAGAACGCCGCCCCCTCGTGCCCGGCGCCGTCCGCCGCTGGCTGGGCCTGGACGCCATCGCGCGCTCGCGCCTGGTCCAGGGGTCGGCCCAGCATGACGGCGAACGCTTCCGCAATGCCGCGCCGGCGCCCGTCGAAGGACTGGGCAAGATGCTGCGCATCGCCTGGAACATGCTGCTGCACAAGCCCAGGGACACGACGCCGGCCGGCGCCATTCCGATCGACGCGCTGACCCGCGAACAACTGGCCGCGGCGCCGGACCGGAGCCTGTATCGCCTGGGCCATTCCACGCTGCTGTTCAAGCTGCACGGCCAGTTCTGGCTGACCGACCCGGTGTTCGGCGAACGCGCGTCGCCCTTCCGGTCCATGGGTCCGCGCCGTTTCCATGCGCCGCCCATCGCGCCAGAAGAGCTGCCGCCGCTGCGCGCCGTGATTCTTTCCCACGATCATTACGACCATCTCGACCGCGATACCGTCCTCGCGCTGGCCGACAGGACGGAAGTCTTCCTGACGACGCTGGGCGTGGGCGACCGCCTGATCGAATGGGGCATCCCCGCGCATCGGGTCAGGCAATTCGACTGGTGGAGCGGCATCACGCTGGACGGCGTGACGCTGACCGCGGCGCCGGCGCAGCACTTTTCCGGGCGCGGCCTGCTGGACCGCGACCGCACGCTATGGGCGTCGTGGGTGATCGACGACGGCGAGGTGCGCGTCTTCTTCAGCGGCGACACGGGCTATTTCGACGGCTTCCAGGAGATCGGCGAAAGGCTCGGCCCCTTCGACGTCACCTTCATCGAGACAGGCGCCTATGACGCGCAATGGCCCTACGTCCACATGCAGCCCGAGGAAACGGTGCAGGCCCACGTCGACCTGCGCGGACGCTGGCTGGTGCCCATCCACAACGGCACCTTCGACCTGGCCATGCACCGCTGGCAGGACCCGTTCGAGCGCGTGACCGCCATCGCGCGTCCGCGCGGCGTCATGCTGTCGACGCCGCGCATGGGGGAACGCCTGGACCTGTCCGCGCCGCAGGCCGGCAGCGCCTGGTGGCGCGAAGTGCCGGCGTCGCGCTGA
- the pdxR gene encoding MocR-like pyridoxine biosynthesis transcription factor PdxR: MIDHYFHLDLHHARGLQEQLREALVGAILGGTFPADEPLPSCRDLARQIGVSRNTAALVYESLVEEGFLQSRPRSGYYLHADYRDGGTAAALAAARHDAPPQSHAPDCAPSWSRRLRLSSQVRQGVLRPSNWRDYDYPFAYGQADTQRFPLAAWRRASRAILEPAHCAAWLNDAVDQDDPELIAQLRTRVLPKRGIQAAPEQILVTLGSQNALYLLAALLMGPGVRVGIENPGFRDAWNVFELQNAGVSLHPVDEEGIVLDERAADCDYLYVTPSHQVPTGVTMSAARRQALWRQIQRHDQIVIEDDYEADLDLSGRPPPALKAADRHGRVIYLSSFSKCLAPGLRLGYMVADEELVRELRALRRLICRHAPLNNQRLLARFLAQGDYDAHLRRYRDEHARKHEKLCRAIDRHLPDCRYAQANGAGALWLDAPPSTSTQKLAWAASRRSVLIEPGFPNFFDAEPSDRHFRLGFTAIGTDRIEPGIALLGETLARI; encoded by the coding sequence ATGATCGACCACTATTTCCATCTCGATCTGCATCATGCGCGCGGCCTGCAGGAACAATTGCGCGAGGCGCTGGTCGGCGCCATCCTCGGCGGCACCTTTCCCGCGGACGAACCGCTGCCCTCGTGCCGCGACCTGGCCCGGCAGATCGGCGTGTCGCGCAACACCGCGGCCCTGGTCTACGAAAGCCTGGTCGAGGAAGGTTTTCTGCAGAGCCGGCCGCGCAGCGGCTACTACCTGCACGCGGACTATCGCGACGGCGGAACGGCGGCGGCGCTCGCGGCGGCCCGCCATGACGCACCCCCACAGAGCCATGCACCGGATTGTGCACCGTCCTGGAGCAGGCGCCTGCGCCTGTCCTCCCAGGTGCGCCAGGGCGTCCTGCGCCCCAGCAACTGGCGCGACTACGACTATCCCTTCGCCTACGGGCAGGCGGACACGCAGCGCTTTCCCCTCGCCGCCTGGCGCCGCGCCAGCCGCGCCATCCTGGAGCCCGCGCATTGCGCGGCCTGGCTCAACGACGCGGTGGACCAGGACGACCCGGAACTGATCGCGCAATTGCGCACGCGCGTCCTGCCCAAGCGCGGCATCCAGGCCGCTCCCGAACAGATCCTGGTCACGCTGGGTTCGCAGAACGCCCTCTATCTGCTGGCCGCGCTGCTGATGGGGCCGGGCGTGCGCGTCGGCATCGAGAATCCGGGATTCCGCGACGCCTGGAACGTGTTCGAACTGCAGAACGCCGGCGTCTCCCTGCATCCGGTGGACGAGGAAGGCATCGTGCTCGACGAGCGCGCGGCCGACTGCGACTACCTCTACGTCACGCCCAGCCACCAGGTGCCGACCGGCGTCACCATGAGCGCGGCGCGGCGCCAGGCGCTCTGGCGGCAGATCCAGCGGCATGACCAGATCGTCATCGAGGACGACTACGAGGCCGACCTGGACCTGTCCGGGCGGCCGCCGCCGGCATTGAAGGCGGCCGACCGGCACGGCCGCGTCATCTACCTGAGCAGCTTCTCGAAGTGCCTGGCGCCGGGGCTGCGGCTGGGCTACATGGTGGCCGACGAAGAACTGGTGCGCGAACTGCGCGCCCTGCGCCGCCTGATCTGCCGCCATGCGCCCTTGAACAACCAGCGCCTGCTCGCGCGCTTCCTGGCCCAGGGCGACTACGACGCGCACCTGCGCCGCTATCGCGACGAGCATGCGCGCAAGCACGAAAAGCTGTGCCGCGCGATCGACCGCCACCTGCCGGATTGCCGCTACGCGCAGGCCAACGGCGCCGGCGCGCTCTGGCTGGATGCGCCGCCGTCGACCAGCACCCAGAAACTCGCCTGGGCGGCGTCGCGCCGCAGCGTGCTGATCGAACCCGGCTTTCCCAACTTCTTCGATGCCGAACCGTCCGACCGCCACTTCCGCCTGGGCTTCACGGCGATCGGCACGGACCGCATCGAGCCGGGCATCGCCCTGCTGGGCGAGACCCTGGCGCGCATCTGA